Proteins from one Cellulosilyticum lentocellum DSM 5427 genomic window:
- a CDS encoding starch-binding protein yields MIHSKKAVLKFLLSILISLTMIFPNLFAASLSTSLIGNVPITSTDDDPYFTWDNATVYFTMTDRFYNGNTSNDTSYGRAKVDATGKNIGTFHGGDVAGLTKKLKEGYFKNLGVNAIWMTAPYEQMHGYVGGGNSGDFAHYAYHGYYALDYTMMDKNMGTVAEMREFVDEAHSQGIRVILDIVMNHPGYLSMKDMTEYDIMPTNHSKSELLNWSPSNGQTWHSYHDLFLDYTGHNDAWAKWWSSGWIRAGVAGYTAGDNSELRMNLAGLPDFKTEVTSNQGLAPLLKTKWSQETSGYDNWIVPAAKSLRTDLGVAPTEYNIKWLAAWVREFGIDGFRVDTAKHVEPFRWGQLKDACNTALKEWRVANPTKAGANWDDDFWMTGEVYNTGVEYKAEYFETGKFDSLINFFFPKDGNLNTINNTYQDIASKVNTKDNWNVLSYISSHDEGLTRANMTNLGTALLLSPGGVQIFYGDETNRPGSETCSDKDQPSRSDMNWSSVNQSTLNHWQIIGTFRKNHPSIGAGTHTVISSSPYVFSRTYNKEGISDKVVVALNATGSTTINVSSIFKDGTPVKDAYTGAKATVANGSVTFTAGSAGVILIEQNGEEPLTPVVTLTPGNVADTTKYYTDTLDVKVALQNVTEATCMINGNEAYTVKNGDIITIGKGEALETTTKITVSAINTLGTYSQTYSYLKTERKPVTVHFYKPADWSTPSLYYYNDVLSLTGPKWPGVTMNSEGDNWYSYTLPAEYETAQVIFNTNNGTTQIPDKEKPGFVVEGEMWYKEGVWTSTNPDGKPSVTLTPGNSSTTTTYTSSTLSIKVILKNVISATCQIDNGEAFSVASGESFEIGKDVATGTITSIKVKAENEQGLFNGTFTYKKETVLPPTDITVHFYKPSSWGIPNLYYYETESKTGPKWPGEAMINEGDGWYSYTIKDWTTAYVLFNSNGQQIPDANEPGIEVSKEIWYKDGMLYTSKPEEKVITVHFYNPSGWGIPNLYYYETESKTGPKWPGEAMTAEGNNWYTYTIPSEIAVKVLFNSNNQQIPTANQPGFEANGEMWYKDGTWTSSKPN; encoded by the coding sequence ATGATTCATTCCAAAAAAGCAGTTCTTAAGTTTTTACTTTCTATTCTTATCTCACTTACTATGATTTTTCCTAACTTATTTGCAGCCAGCTTATCTACTTCATTGATTGGTAACGTTCCCATTACTTCTACTGATGATGATCCCTATTTTACTTGGGATAATGCTACTGTTTATTTTACCATGACAGACCGTTTCTATAATGGTAATACCTCTAATGATACTAGCTATGGGCGTGCCAAAGTAGATGCTACTGGTAAAAATATCGGTACTTTTCATGGTGGAGATGTTGCAGGACTTACTAAGAAACTAAAAGAAGGCTACTTCAAAAATCTAGGTGTTAATGCTATTTGGATGACTGCACCTTATGAGCAAATGCATGGCTACGTCGGTGGTGGTAACAGTGGTGACTTTGCACACTATGCTTATCATGGGTACTATGCACTTGACTATACCATGATGGATAAAAATATGGGAACAGTTGCTGAAATGAGAGAATTCGTTGATGAAGCGCACTCACAAGGTATTCGTGTTATCTTAGACATTGTTATGAATCACCCTGGTTATCTAAGCATGAAAGATATGACAGAGTATGATATTATGCCAACCAATCATAGTAAATCTGAGCTACTTAATTGGTCACCTAGTAATGGGCAAACTTGGCATAGCTATCATGACCTATTCCTTGATTACACTGGACACAATGACGCCTGGGCAAAATGGTGGAGTTCTGGTTGGATTCGTGCTGGTGTAGCTGGCTATACTGCTGGAGATAATTCAGAGCTTCGTATGAACCTGGCAGGTTTACCAGACTTTAAAACAGAAGTAACTAGCAATCAAGGTTTAGCACCTCTTTTAAAAACAAAATGGTCACAAGAAACTTCTGGTTATGATAACTGGATTGTTCCTGCTGCTAAAAGCTTAAGAACTGATTTAGGCGTTGCTCCTACTGAGTATAATATTAAATGGTTAGCTGCTTGGGTGCGTGAATTTGGTATTGATGGATTCAGAGTTGATACAGCAAAACACGTAGAACCATTCCGCTGGGGACAATTAAAGGATGCTTGTAATACAGCACTTAAAGAGTGGCGTGTTGCTAATCCAACTAAAGCTGGTGCTAATTGGGATGATGATTTCTGGATGACTGGTGAAGTATATAATACTGGTGTAGAATATAAAGCTGAATACTTCGAAACCGGTAAATTTGATTCACTTATTAACTTCTTCTTCCCTAAAGATGGCAATCTAAATACTATTAATAATACTTATCAAGATATTGCAAGTAAAGTTAATACAAAGGATAATTGGAATGTCCTTAGTTATATTTCATCTCATGACGAAGGCTTAACTAGGGCTAATATGACTAATTTAGGTACAGCTTTACTTTTATCTCCTGGAGGTGTTCAAATCTTTTATGGTGATGAAACCAATAGACCTGGCAGCGAAACGTGCTCTGATAAGGATCAACCAAGTCGTTCTGACATGAACTGGTCAAGTGTGAATCAATCAACACTTAATCACTGGCAAATCATTGGTACCTTTAGAAAGAACCACCCTTCTATAGGCGCTGGTACTCATACTGTTATTAGTTCTTCTCCTTATGTATTTAGTCGCACCTATAATAAAGAAGGTATCTCTGATAAAGTCGTTGTAGCATTAAATGCAACAGGTAGTACAACAATTAATGTATCTTCTATCTTTAAAGATGGTACACCAGTAAAAGATGCTTATACCGGCGCAAAAGCAACTGTAGCTAATGGCTCTGTTACCTTTACTGCTGGCTCAGCAGGTGTTATCTTGATTGAACAAAATGGTGAAGAACCACTTACACCAGTTGTTACATTAACTCCTGGAAACGTTGCCGATACAACTAAATATTATACGGATACTTTAGATGTAAAGGTAGCTTTACAAAATGTCACTGAAGCTACTTGCATGATTAATGGTAATGAAGCTTATACTGTTAAGAATGGGGATATCATTACTATTGGTAAGGGGGAAGCCCTAGAGACAACAACTAAAATTACTGTTTCAGCTATTAATACACTAGGTACTTACTCACAAACTTATTCTTATTTAAAAACTGAACGTAAACCAGTCACGGTTCATTTTTATAAGCCTGCTGATTGGTCTACCCCATCCCTCTACTATTATAATGATGTACTTTCATTAACTGGACCTAAATGGCCTGGTGTTACTATGAATAGCGAAGGAGATAACTGGTATAGTTATACACTTCCAGCCGAATACGAAACAGCTCAGGTTATATTTAATACGAATAATGGTACTACACAAATTCCAGATAAAGAAAAACCTGGTTTTGTCGTAGAAGGCGAAATGTGGTATAAAGAGGGTGTCTGGACCTCAACTAATCCGGATGGCAAGCCTTCTGTTACGTTAACGCCTGGAAACAGTAGTACAACTACAACTTATACAAGTAGTACACTTTCCATTAAAGTAATACTTAAAAATGTAATAAGTGCTACCTGCCAAATCGATAATGGTGAAGCTTTTTCAGTAGCTTCTGGTGAAAGCTTCGAAATAGGTAAAGATGTAGCTACTGGTACAATAACTTCTATTAAAGTAAAAGCAGAAAATGAGCAAGGTTTATTTAATGGAACATTTACGTATAAAAAAGAAACGGTGCTCCCACCAACAGACATTACTGTTCATTTCTATAAACCTTCTAGCTGGGGTATACCAAATCTTTACTATTATGAAACAGAAAGCAAAACTGGACCTAAATGGCCTGGTGAAGCTATGATCAATGAAGGAGATGGTTGGTACAGCTATACAATCAAAGACTGGACGACTGCTTACGTTTTATTTAATAGCAACGGTCAACAAATCCCCGATGCTAATGAGCCTGGTATAGAAGTTTCAAAAGAAATTTGGTACAAAGATGGTATGCTTTATACTTCAAAACCTGAAGAAAAGGTTATAACTGTTCATTTCTATAATCCTTCTGGTTGGGGCATACCAAACCTTTATTACTATGAAACAGAAAGCAAAACTGGTCCTAAATGGCCTGGTGAGGCTATGACTGCTGAAGGGAATAATTGGTACACCTATACTATACCAAGTGAAATTGCCGTGAAAGTACTGTTTAACAGTAATAATCAACAAATTCCTACTGCTAATCAACCTGGTTTCGAGGCAAATGGTGAAATGTGGTATAAAGACGGCACTTGGACTTCTAGTAAGCCTAATTAA
- the thiW gene encoding energy coupling factor transporter S component ThiW yields the protein MKTKNAILRMVMLAILIAVGVVISPILRVEGMCPMAHFINVVCAVLLGPADAFLCALLIGIIRMLFMGIPPLALTGAVFGATLSGVFYKLSKGKVLAAVIGEVVGTGIIGAIVSYPVMTYIWGRTGLTWLFYVPSFIGGTLIGGTVAFIFLGALKRIGMLSKVQRKLEREEDRREGMEI from the coding sequence ATGAAAACAAAAAATGCTATATTAAGAATGGTGATGCTTGCTATATTAATTGCTGTTGGCGTAGTCATTTCACCGATTTTAAGAGTAGAGGGTATGTGTCCAATGGCTCACTTTATTAATGTGGTATGTGCTGTGTTATTGGGGCCAGCAGATGCTTTTCTATGTGCTTTACTTATAGGAATCATTCGTATGCTTTTTATGGGAATTCCACCTTTAGCTTTAACAGGAGCTGTATTTGGGGCTACTTTATCAGGTGTTTTTTATAAACTTTCAAAAGGTAAAGTATTAGCAGCTGTTATTGGAGAAGTTGTTGGAACAGGTATCATTGGGGCTATAGTATCTTATCCGGTTATGACTTATATTTGGGGTAGGACAGGCCTGACTTGGTTGTTTTATGTTCCCTCTTTTATTGGAGGAACACTGATTGGAGGCACAGTGGCATTTATCTTCTTAGGAGCACTTAAAAGAATCGGCATGCTTAGTAAGGTGCAGAGGAAGCTAGAAAGAGAAGAAGATAGACGGGAAGGAATGGAAATTTAA
- a CDS encoding PhzF family phenazine biosynthesis protein → MRIKKGVRMKITMYQVDAFTNELFKGNPVAVCLTEKPLKEALMQKIAMENNLSETAFCYKEGECYQIRWFTPEVEIDLCGHATLGTAYVLFNEVEQGKKQITFKSQSGEIIVTRNKERFTLSFPVREGRAITPRTDIIKALGGNPIAFYESRDVMVVYETEEEIANLKPDVGLVNRLDVFGIIVTAKGNEVDFVSRYFAPGCGVFEDPATGSSHCTLVPYWAKILGKNQFLDKQLSKRVGTFYCELKEDKVYISGEAIQLFKTSFEIDLNK, encoded by the coding sequence ATGAGGATAAAGAAAGGTGTTCGTATGAAGATTACCATGTATCAAGTAGATGCTTTTACTAATGAGCTTTTTAAAGGAAATCCTGTTGCAGTTTGCCTGACGGAAAAGCCCTTAAAGGAAGCATTAATGCAAAAAATAGCAATGGAAAATAATTTGTCAGAGACCGCATTTTGTTATAAGGAAGGTGAGTGCTATCAGATTCGTTGGTTTACGCCAGAGGTAGAAATCGACTTATGCGGACATGCTACTTTAGGAACAGCGTATGTTTTATTTAATGAAGTAGAACAAGGAAAGAAACAAATTACTTTTAAGTCACAAAGTGGTGAGATTATTGTCACAAGGAATAAGGAACGCTTTACTTTAAGTTTTCCAGTAAGAGAGGGAAGGGCGATCACTCCAAGAACAGATATTATCAAAGCCTTAGGTGGTAATCCTATAGCTTTTTATGAATCAAGAGATGTGATGGTCGTTTATGAAACAGAGGAGGAGATTGCGAACTTAAAACCAGATGTAGGTCTTGTTAATCGTTTAGATGTTTTTGGTATCATAGTAACGGCAAAGGGTAATGAAGTAGACTTTGTATCCAGATATTTTGCACCAGGGTGTGGTGTATTTGAAGATCCGGCAACAGGTTCTTCTCATTGTACTTTAGTACCTTATTGGGCTAAAATATTGGGGAAAAATCAGTTCCTAGATAAGCAGCTATCTAAAAGGGTAGGAACTTTTTATTGTGAGCTAAAAGAAGACAAGGTTTATATTAGTGGTGAAGCTATTCAGCTCTTTAAAACTAGTTTTGAAATTGATTTAAATAAATAA
- a CDS encoding aldo/keto reductase, translating into MSYVADKNRYQEMKYNRCGKSGLLLPAITLGLWHNFGDENSLANVKEMLFGAFDMGITHFDLANNYGPSAGSAESNFGEVMRTDLKPYRDELVISTKAGYGMWEGPYGDGGSKKYLISSLDQSLKRMNLDYVDIFYHHRRDPETPMEETVEALKSILDQGKALYVGISNYNAEDTRTMIKLMKEAGVRCLIHQMFYNMLERHNEKVIDVLEQEQVGAIAFSPLAQGRLTNKYFNGIPADSRAAGTSPFLNKEGITDELLKKTKALNDLAESRGQSLSQMALAWTLRGHVTSVIIGASKLSQIKENVGAIQKLDFTAEELQAIDKILLG; encoded by the coding sequence ATGAGTTATGTAGCAGATAAAAATAGATACCAAGAAATGAAATATAATCGTTGTGGGAAAAGTGGCTTGTTACTTCCGGCTATTACTTTAGGGTTATGGCATAATTTTGGAGATGAAAATAGTTTAGCCAATGTAAAGGAAATGCTTTTTGGAGCTTTTGATATGGGTATTACGCATTTTGATCTAGCAAATAATTATGGTCCAAGTGCAGGCTCGGCAGAAAGCAACTTTGGAGAGGTGATGCGTACAGACCTTAAGCCATACAGAGATGAACTTGTGATTTCTACTAAAGCAGGCTATGGTATGTGGGAAGGACCATATGGAGATGGTGGTTCAAAGAAATATTTAATTTCTTCTTTAGATCAAAGCTTAAAACGAATGAACTTAGATTATGTAGATATTTTCTATCATCATAGAAGAGATCCAGAAACACCAATGGAAGAAACAGTAGAAGCATTAAAAAGTATTTTAGATCAAGGGAAAGCCTTATATGTAGGGATTTCTAATTACAATGCAGAAGATACTAGAACAATGATTAAACTTATGAAAGAGGCAGGGGTAAGGTGCCTGATTCATCAGATGTTCTATAATATGTTAGAACGTCATAATGAAAAGGTTATAGATGTGTTAGAACAAGAGCAAGTGGGTGCTATTGCATTTTCACCTTTAGCACAAGGCCGTTTAACTAATAAATATTTTAATGGTATTCCAGCGGATTCAAGAGCAGCAGGAACAAGTCCTTTCTTAAATAAAGAGGGGATTACAGATGAGCTTTTAAAGAAAACAAAAGCACTTAATGACTTAGCAGAAAGCCGTGGTCAAAGTTTATCTCAGATGGCTTTAGCATGGACACTTAGAGGTCATGTGACTTCTGTTATTATAGGAGCTAGCAAGCTTTCTCAGATTAAAGAAAATGTAGGGGCTATTCAAAAATTAGACTTTACAGCAGAGGAACTTCAAGCAATTGATAAGATTTTATTAGGTTAA
- a CDS encoding 4-phosphopantoate--beta-alanine ligase: MDIMTSLEAMTAKLDRIGRRSIGLIMTKGALHEGHIALIKAARAENEYIIVSSFLHPHEFSSEEAYKLYPRQVEEDQEIASKAGVDFFFCPSYEGLYPNGSSTYVSIYTPLMNRLEGQIHPKYYQSFLTTANLLLSCIRPQRYYISEKDFQKKALLSQLIRDFHYVCEIRVLPTEREADGLIIGSRNTLLEPEERRLAPLLYHTLKKAELAYQRGNISSYKLKLLLETEIKRYYRIQLEYVDVLEIERLTSIETIIEEALIVMSIRLGSVRLSDYIYLNK; the protein is encoded by the coding sequence ATGGATATTATGACATCATTAGAAGCTATGACAGCTAAGCTCGATCGCATAGGTAGGAGGTCTATAGGCCTTATTATGACAAAGGGTGCTTTACATGAAGGGCATATAGCTTTGATAAAAGCAGCAAGAGCTGAAAATGAATATATTATAGTAAGTAGTTTCTTGCATCCACATGAGTTTTCTTCTGAAGAAGCTTATAAGCTCTATCCTAGACAGGTGGAGGAAGATCAGGAAATAGCTAGTAAAGCAGGAGTAGACTTTTTCTTTTGTCCAAGTTATGAAGGACTTTATCCTAATGGTAGTAGTACTTATGTAAGTATCTATACACCACTTATGAATCGTCTTGAGGGTCAAATACATCCTAAGTATTATCAAAGCTTTTTAACTACGGCAAATTTACTACTAAGTTGTATTAGACCACAGCGTTACTATATCAGTGAAAAGGATTTTCAAAAAAAAGCCTTACTTAGTCAGCTTATACGTGATTTTCACTATGTTTGTGAAATAAGAGTCTTACCTACCGAGAGAGAAGCAGATGGACTTATTATAGGAAGTAGAAATACTTTATTAGAGCCAGAAGAAAGGCGATTAGCACCGCTTCTTTATCATACGCTTAAAAAAGCAGAGTTAGCTTATCAAAGAGGAAATATTAGTAGTTATAAGCTTAAATTACTTTTAGAGACAGAAATAAAGCGCTATTATCGTATTCAGCTAGAATATGTGGATGTGTTAGAAATAGAACGCCTGACAAGTATAGAAACCATTATTGAAGAAGCGCTTATAGTAATGAGTATACGTCTAGGGAGCGTAAGGCTTTCAGATTATATTTATCTTAATAAATAA
- a CDS encoding CD3324 family protein — protein MKYKNAADILPDQLLREVQKYTSGEALYIPKYKARKKWGEGSGAKAFYDKRNEEIRIKFASKIAIDVLAEEYNLSVETIKKIVYNNK, from the coding sequence GTGAAATACAAAAATGCCGCTGATATTTTGCCTGATCAACTTCTGAGAGAAGTGCAAAAGTATACTTCAGGAGAGGCTCTTTATATACCTAAATACAAAGCTCGCAAAAAGTGGGGAGAAGGTTCAGGTGCTAAAGCTTTTTATGATAAGCGAAATGAAGAAATTCGTATAAAATTCGCTAGTAAAATAGCTATTGACGTATTAGCAGAGGAATATAATCTTTCAGTAGAAACGATTAAAAAGATTGTTTATAACAATAAATAA
- the aspS gene encoding aspartate--tRNA ligase translates to MSESMHGLKRTHRCTELSAANVGQEVIVMGWVQRRRNLGQILFITLRDRSGLLQLSFNENTEKELFEKAETLRSEYVIAARGIVVSRGADANKSMQTGDIEIDVKELRILSEAETTPFEILEDIDTKEELRLKYRYLDLRRPDMQKNLILRSKVTQSVRRFLETEGFLEIETPIMQKSTPEGARDYLVPSRVHPGNFYALPQSPQLFKQLLMVSGFDRYFQIAKCFRDEDLRADRQPEFTQIDMELSFVEPEDVMAVNERLIQTVFKEALDVDVQLPIQKMTYKEAMDRFGSDKPDLRFGVELQDLTEVVKGCGFAVFENAIANGGTVRAINAKGMGDLGRKQIDALVKYGQDFGAKGVAWHQIKTDGEEKSSFAKFLSEKTLAAIKEKMSVDKDDLILIVADKPSVVFAALGALRLEVARRLDLINQDEFRFVWITEFPLLEYDEEAGRFVAMHHPFTMPMDEDLEMMETNPGAVRAKAYDLALNGCELGGGSIRIYQNDVQKRMFNLLGFTDEQAEERFGFLLNAFKYGVPPHGGLAFGLDRMIMLMCKADSIRDVIAFPKVKDASCLMTNAPDVVDQKQLDELALVIVEKQEEVIEE, encoded by the coding sequence ATGTCAGAATCAATGCATGGTTTAAAAAGAACTCATCGTTGTACAGAACTTAGTGCTGCTAATGTAGGCCAAGAAGTTATTGTCATGGGATGGGTACAAAGAAGAAGAAATTTAGGTCAAATTTTATTTATCACACTTCGTGATCGTTCAGGCCTTTTACAATTATCTTTTAATGAAAATACAGAGAAAGAGCTTTTTGAAAAAGCTGAAACACTTAGAAGTGAATATGTAATTGCAGCTCGTGGGATAGTAGTATCTCGTGGTGCTGATGCTAATAAGTCAATGCAAACGGGTGATATCGAAATAGATGTTAAAGAACTTCGTATTCTTTCAGAAGCAGAAACAACACCTTTTGAAATCCTAGAAGACATTGATACAAAAGAAGAACTTCGTTTAAAATATCGTTACCTTGACCTTAGAAGACCAGATATGCAAAAAAATCTTATTCTTCGTAGTAAGGTAACACAAAGTGTAAGACGTTTCCTTGAAACAGAAGGTTTCCTTGAAATTGAAACACCAATTATGCAAAAATCAACACCAGAAGGTGCTCGTGATTATTTAGTACCATCACGTGTACACCCAGGTAACTTCTATGCGTTACCTCAATCACCACAGTTATTTAAACAGTTATTAATGGTATCTGGTTTTGACCGTTACTTCCAAATTGCGAAATGCTTCCGTGATGAAGACCTGCGTGCAGACAGACAACCAGAGTTTACACAAATCGATATGGAACTTTCTTTCGTAGAGCCAGAGGATGTTATGGCTGTTAATGAAAGATTAATTCAAACTGTATTTAAAGAAGCTTTAGATGTGGATGTACAACTTCCAATTCAAAAAATGACTTATAAGGAAGCTATGGATCGTTTTGGGTCCGATAAACCAGATCTTCGTTTTGGAGTAGAACTTCAGGACCTTACAGAAGTAGTAAAAGGCTGTGGTTTTGCTGTATTTGAAAATGCTATTGCAAATGGTGGGACAGTAAGAGCTATCAATGCAAAAGGTATGGGAGACTTAGGCCGTAAACAAATTGATGCTTTAGTTAAATATGGACAAGACTTTGGTGCAAAAGGTGTAGCTTGGCATCAAATAAAAACAGATGGAGAAGAAAAATCTTCATTTGCTAAATTCTTAAGTGAGAAGACACTTGCTGCAATTAAAGAAAAAATGAGCGTTGATAAGGATGACTTAATCTTAATTGTAGCTGACAAACCATCAGTAGTTTTTGCTGCACTTGGGGCTTTAAGACTTGAAGTAGCTAGAAGACTTGACCTTATCAATCAAGATGAATTTAGATTCGTATGGATTACAGAATTCCCACTTCTTGAGTATGATGAAGAAGCAGGCAGATTCGTAGCAATGCACCACCCATTCACTATGCCAATGGATGAAGACTTAGAGATGATGGAAACAAATCCTGGGGCTGTAAGAGCAAAAGCTTATGACCTTGCATTAAATGGTTGTGAACTTGGTGGTGGAAGTATCCGTATTTACCAAAATGACGTTCAAAAAAGAATGTTTAACCTTTTAGGCTTCACAGACGAACAAGCAGAAGAACGCTTTGGCTTCTTATTAAATGCTTTCAAATATGGTGTGCCACCACACGGCGGACTTGCATTTGGTCTTGACCGTATGATTATGCTTATGTGTAAGGCTGATAGCATCCGTGATGTTATTGCCTTCCCTAAAGTAAAAGATGCAAGTTGTTTAATGACAAATGCACCAGATGTAGTAGACCAAAAACAATTAGATGAGTTAGCACTTGTCATTGTAGAAAAACAAGAAGAAGTAATAGAAGAATAA
- the thiC gene encoding phosphomethylpyrimidine synthase ThiC: protein MKYHTQMEAAKKGIITKEMEIVAKKEYMEVEKLRALVAKGEVAIPCNIYHKSLSPEGIGTGLKTKINVNLGISGDCKNYEVEFEKVKVALKFGVEAIMDLSNYGKTNTFRKQLIEMSTAMIGTVPMYDAIGYLEKDLVHITPQDFLKVVEAHAKEGVDFMTIHAGINRRAVEAFKREGRKMNIVSRGGSLLFAWMEMTGNENPFYEYYDDVLEILRRYDVTISLGDALRPGCLEDSSDAGQIGELIELGYLTKRAWAKDVQVMVEGPGHMAMNEIEANMKLQKRLCHNAPFYVLGPLVTDIFPGYDHITSAIGGAIAAASGADFLCYVTPAEHLRLPDVSDVKEGIIASKIAAHAADIAKGLPHARDLDNKMAEARQKLDWEEMFEVAFDGDKARDYFESMPPAEKHSCSMCGKMCAVRTTNRILEGKTVELHEE, encoded by the coding sequence ATGAAATATCATACACAAATGGAAGCCGCAAAGAAAGGTATAATCACTAAGGAAATGGAGATTGTAGCTAAAAAAGAGTATATGGAAGTAGAAAAGCTTAGGGCCTTAGTAGCAAAAGGTGAAGTGGCTATCCCATGCAACATTTATCACAAATCTCTTTCTCCAGAGGGAATTGGTACGGGTCTTAAAACCAAGATCAATGTCAATTTGGGGATATCAGGAGATTGCAAAAACTATGAAGTAGAATTTGAAAAGGTGAAGGTGGCACTTAAGTTTGGTGTGGAAGCTATTATGGATCTTAGTAATTATGGGAAAACAAATACCTTTCGTAAGCAACTTATTGAGATGTCTACAGCTATGATTGGTACAGTACCTATGTATGATGCTATTGGGTACTTGGAAAAAGATTTAGTACATATTACACCACAGGATTTCTTAAAGGTCGTAGAAGCTCATGCCAAAGAGGGTGTTGACTTTATGACGATTCATGCAGGGATTAATAGACGTGCAGTAGAAGCTTTTAAACGTGAAGGACGTAAGATGAATATTGTTTCTAGAGGTGGTTCTCTCTTGTTTGCTTGGATGGAGATGACAGGAAATGAAAATCCATTTTATGAATATTATGATGACGTATTAGAAATTTTAAGACGTTATGATGTTACCATTAGTCTTGGAGATGCCTTAAGGCCAGGATGTCTAGAAGATAGTTCAGATGCAGGACAAATCGGAGAGCTTATTGAACTTGGCTATCTAACTAAGAGAGCATGGGCAAAAGACGTGCAGGTTATGGTAGAAGGCCCAGGTCATATGGCAATGAACGAAATAGAGGCCAATATGAAACTACAAAAACGTCTATGTCATAATGCACCTTTTTATGTATTAGGACCATTAGTAACAGATATCTTCCCCGGTTATGACCATATTACTTCAGCCATCGGTGGTGCTATAGCAGCAGCTAGTGGTGCTGATTTCTTGTGTTATGTGACACCAGCTGAACACCTAAGATTACCGGATGTAAGTGATGTTAAAGAAGGAATCATAGCAAGTAAAATTGCAGCGCATGCAGCAGATATTGCTAAGGGCTTACCACATGCAAGAGATTTAGATAACAAGATGGCAGAAGCAAGACAAAAGTTAGATTGGGAAGAAATGTTCGAAGTAGCTTTTGATGGAGATAAGGCTAGGGATTACTTTGAAAGTATGCCACCAGCTGAAAAACACAGTTGTTCTATGTGCGGTAAAATGTGTGCTGTTAGAACAACCAATCGCATCTTAGAAGGTAAAACAGTGGAATTACATGAAGAGTAA
- a CDS encoding C-GCAxxG-C-C family protein, protein MNSKVDEALALFKEGFSCSQAVFAAYAKDLGMDYEMALKVSQAFGGGMGGMRGECGAVTGAYMVISLLYGRTKAEDGEARLKTFTMVKDFAKRFKEKQGSTVCRDLLENKSGSHYDMCSDYVKDACIILEEILEEYK, encoded by the coding sequence ATGAACAGTAAGGTAGATGAAGCATTAGCCCTTTTTAAAGAAGGTTTTTCTTGTTCACAAGCTGTATTTGCAGCTTATGCTAAAGATTTAGGTATGGATTATGAAATGGCCCTTAAAGTATCACAAGCTTTTGGTGGCGGTATGGGTGGTATGAGAGGTGAATGTGGAGCTGTAACAGGTGCCTACATGGTGATTAGCCTTTTATATGGTAGAACTAAAGCTGAAGATGGAGAAGCAAGACTTAAGACCTTTACCATGGTAAAAGATTTTGCAAAACGCTTCAAAGAAAAACAAGGAAGTACAGTATGTCGTGATTTATTAGAAAATAAATCAGGTAGCCATTATGATATGTGTAGTGATTATGTAAAAGATGCATGCATCATTTTAGAAGAGATTTTAGAAGAATATAAATAA